In Alteromonas naphthalenivorans, one DNA window encodes the following:
- the yghU gene encoding glutathione-dependent disulfide-bond oxidoreductase has product MSDSNTYTPPKVWSQNEDDGNKWASINRPVSGATHEQERSVGQHPLQLYSLATPNGQKVTIMLEELLAAGIADADYDAWLVNIGEGDQFSSGFVDVNPNSKIPAMVDTSTTPETKLFESGSILHYLADKFNVFIPNDPAAKVECFNWLFWQVGSAPYLGGGFGHFYSYAPYPMEYPINRFTMEVKRELDVLDKHLAKNTYFAGEEYSIADMAIWPWYGNLVLGNLYDAATFLQVNDYKHVLRWATEVGARPAVQRGVIVNRTWGDAQLKDRHSAKDIDDALNEAK; this is encoded by the coding sequence ATGTCTGACAGTAATACCTATACGCCGCCCAAAGTATGGAGCCAAAATGAAGATGACGGTAACAAGTGGGCTAGCATCAATCGACCAGTGTCGGGAGCCACTCATGAGCAAGAACGCTCCGTAGGCCAGCATCCACTTCAACTATATTCTTTAGCAACGCCCAATGGACAAAAAGTCACGATCATGTTGGAAGAGCTCTTGGCTGCAGGTATTGCTGACGCTGATTACGATGCGTGGTTGGTGAATATCGGCGAAGGTGATCAATTTTCGTCTGGCTTCGTTGATGTAAACCCAAATTCAAAAATTCCTGCCATGGTAGATACATCAACTACACCGGAAACAAAGTTATTTGAATCGGGGTCAATACTTCATTACCTAGCGGATAAGTTTAATGTGTTTATTCCTAACGATCCTGCTGCAAAAGTAGAATGTTTCAATTGGTTATTTTGGCAAGTAGGTTCAGCGCCTTATTTGGGCGGCGGGTTTGGGCACTTTTACAGTTATGCGCCGTACCCAATGGAATATCCTATTAACCGTTTTACCATGGAAGTGAAGCGAGAGCTGGACGTGCTAGATAAACATCTCGCCAAAAATACCTATTTTGCCGGTGAGGAATACAGTATTGCTGATATGGCTATTTGGCCATGGTATGGCAATCTGGTACTCGGTAATCTTTATGACGCAGCCACTTTCTTGCAAGTTAATGACTACAAGCATGTTCTACGCTGGGCTACTGAGGTTGGAGCCCGCCCTGCAGTTCAGCGCGGGGTGATTGTTAATCGTACGTGGGGCGATGCACAGCTTAAAGATAGGCACAGCGCGAAAGACATCGATGATGCGCTAAACGAAGCGAAATAA